One Peromyscus leucopus breed LL Stock chromosome 20, UCI_PerLeu_2.1, whole genome shotgun sequence genomic region harbors:
- the LOC114693030 gene encoding protein SCO2 homolog, mitochondrial — protein MVLLALGPKAWPRLSPFKPRVLLRIPGSETLYVKSRHLSGQGQPQGPGLRTRLLITALFGAGLGWAWLTARAEKEQWRQQQRTEALRQAAVGQGDFSLLDHHGQPRCKADFRGQWVLMYFGFTHCPDICPDELEKLVKVVQKLEAEPDLPLVQPVFISVDPERDDVAAMARYVQDFHPRLLGLTGSKEQVAQASRNYRVYYSAGPKDEDQDYIVDHSIAIYLLNPDGLFTDYYGRSRSAEQIVESVRRHIAAFRSILP, from the coding sequence ATGGTGCTACTGGCTCTAGGGCCCAAAGCTTGGCCCAGGCTCTCTCCGTTCAAACCTCGAGTCCTTCTCCGGATCCCAGGAAGTGAAACTCTGTATGTAAAGTCCCGACACTTGTCAGGGCAGGGCCAGCCCCAAGGCCCTGGCCTAAGAACTAGGCTGCTGATCACTGCCCTGTTTGGGGCTGGACTGGGCTGGGCCTGGCTGACAGCAAGAGCTGAGAAGGAGCAGTGGCGCCAACAGCAGCGGACCGAGGCCCTGCGCCAGGCTGCTGTGGGTCAGGGTGACTTCAGCCTACTGGACCACCACGGCCAGCCTCGATGCAAAGCTGACTTCCGAGGCCAGTGGGTCCTGATGTACTTTGGCTTCACTCACTGCCCTGACATCTGCCCCGATGAGCTGGAGAAGCTGGTGAAGGTGGTACAGAAGCTAGAGGCAGAGCCTGATCTGCCTCTGGTACAACCCGTCTTCATCTCTGTGGACCCCGAGCGGGATGACGTAGCAGCCATGGCCCGGTATGTGCAGGACTTCCACCCAAGGCTGCTGGGTCTGACTGGTTCTAAAGAACAGGTGGCCCAGGCTAGCCGCAACTACCGTGTGTACTACAGCGCTGGTCCCAAGGACGAGGACCAGGACTATATTGTGGACCACTCCATTGCCATCTACTTGCTCAACCCAGATGGTCTCTTCACAGACTACTATGGGCGGAGCAGGTCAGCAGAGCAGATTGTAGAGAGTGTACGTCGGCACATAGCTGCCTTCCGTAGCATCCTGCCCTGA